TAACTCAGCTCCACACAGAGCATTTGCTTGAAATTACATATTTTGATATTTGTAAGACATGTAATATATCACAACAAGTGCATTTTACAGCTGTAGTCATATGCATAGCTCTGTAGCCAGATAAGAAAGACAGTTTATCCAGGATTTACTAAGAGGACAAGTACAGAGTGTTGGGTcaagacagagtgcagcagtatacaagtaatgtggAACAGACCTATCAGTGTGCAAGCAACTACCATGCTTTGACATAAACACTTACCTCGACTTGGAATCCCAACACAAACGCTCTCACAAAATCAGCTGCTTTTGTGATTGCACCAATATCCTGAGTTTCTTTGCAGGTCTGTGACAAAACAATTTTAAAACATCAATAAAGCTTAGCTCAGATCCCCCATATCCCCACAAAACGTGATACCACAGGGCGATGAAAATAACACTCACCTTTATCTCAACATTTCTTGTTTTGAGGTTGAATCTGACTTGCAGTTGTAAGTTTTCAACAATTGGTGAATAGATCTTCATCCAGTTCTCCTTCAATGGAGTATAGCGGTGAGCTGGTACTGGCACTTTCCTCATCTCATCTGCACCACCCTGTGAAAAGAGACATTACATGCTATAAAACCAACATccttttcaaataaataaataaatacataaatacatacatacatattacatacatacatactttgtTCAGTCTATTGTCATGAATGCAAGATCCGGCAATATTTACTAGCCTAACATTGCCAGTCCCTCTAATTATTTACATTCTGAAAAGAAGTTGAGAGGGTCTGGCCATGTCAGGCAGGCTGAATAGTTATGTCAAGCTGTTACAGTACACACGTCTCAGTTTTGGCAATAATGCGCATGCGTAGTATGCAATGCATGCACGTGGAAACAACAACCAGCTGATTGTCGACAACATATACACCAGAAGGGTATAACAATCCATATAGAAGAGTGTGGAAAGTAGATGTTTTTTCACAATACCGTCAGTTTATCTGCCGAAATGGGTGGAAACTGGGGTCTTTTCGTTGCTATCGTGTCCTCTGATTCCATTTCCATAGTCCCCATGTCACGTTTACGCTTTTGAGAGGACTTTTTCGATTTAACCTGTTCGAATGAGTCGGGGTTCTTTTCAGTGTCCATCGCAGGAGTTGTTTCGGTTACGTTGTTTGTTTCGGAATCCATTGTATAAAGTTGAAAAACAGTGTTTTGGGATAAACTTCTTGGAGGAGATACTTTACTTCAGCATGCTCTATGCCCCATGATGTCGAAAGGAACGTATAGTTGTCCGTTAATAGCCTAGGCAGTAATTAAGATTTTCCATTGTGCTACGTTGGATATCTTATCTATTAATTGACCTTAATATCCTTGTGTGCATTTGAATTTGTCATAAAATTTCACTATTCTACATTTGTGTGTTATATTTTCAATCGTGTCATTATTTCAATAAGGCAGTGATTCGGTCAGCTAAGTACCACAGACGGGTCTTGGATGGCTCATCTCGCGAGTATAGGTCTTGAGTCAACTGTTTGGCTCGTGAATCGTGCATAGAAACGCCTGTGAGATATtcacacattttcttaaaattTGTCTTAGAACTAGTCTTAGAAAGCCTGGCAACAATGTCAACGCCGCTCGAAAAACCTCAGATCATATCCCACATCCAAAAGAGTTTAAACTACACTGTTTTTGACAGCAAGTGGATACCATGCAGTGCAAAGTTTGTTTGCATGGGTAACTTCCCAAGAGGTACTGGGGTGATGCAGATATACGAAATTAACCAAGGAGAGTTACAGCTTATAAAAGAGGTGAGCTCTATTTGTCTCCGTAAATCCGTTGCTTCACCTTCTGATACGGTAACTAACAAGATGTTCTTGCTTAGCATCTGGCAAAATTTAACAGACTTCAAAGTTGACTGATCACCATGACAACCCAAGTCCAACACATGGTGGACAGTGCTCTGAGCAAAACACACAACTTCGGTGGCTGTGAGTGTGCTTGGTTAGCTGTGTGGTCAGGTGGTGGACTGGTTAGACGTAGAGCTATAGTCTGTTAAAGTCACACTCGTTCTCTCCTTTCCTGCAGATTGAAAAACCTAAACCCATAAAATGTGGAACATTTGGAGCCACATCTTTACAACAGAGACATTTGGCAACGGGGGATTTTGATGGCAATCTAAATATCTGGTATTGTGCCAGCACACTTCCTCAGCACTATATCCATATTTTATTGTGTTACCTGGCAGCATGTAACCACCTTACCCCTGATATGATGTGGTAACCTTTTCCCCCCAGGAACCTAGAAGTACCAGACACACCTGTGTATTCTGTGAAGGCTCATAAAGAGATTATAAACTGCCTGGATGGTGTGGGAGGACTGGGGATTGGAGACGGCGCCCCTGAGATTGTGACAGGCAGTAGAGATGGTACAGTAACAGATTGCTGGTCATTTTCCTCCTTATCATGCTTACATTTCCTCAATCATCCCCagcgatcaataaagttactctactctactaaatttGACCAAGTTGGGTCTCTGAATGCATTGACAGGTAGAATTGAGTAGAGCAACTTAATTGATCCCCGGGAGAAATTAGGGTATCAAGCAGCCCACACATAATACCCATAATAAAATGTTAAATAATAATGGAGATATAATTGCAAGTCAGATTagaccagaggtgggcaaactcaggcccgggggccacttGCGGCCCGCTCAGACATTTCAtatggcccgcagagcctttacaagaaaaatCTTTGGATCCGAAGTGATACTCTCATtttttcttaaaatggctactaCCAAAGGATTGTGCAGCTTTGAGATTAACCATGTACATAAAACTGTATTCAtctaaatacatacaatataatgtgcaGGAATTAAATAGTTAACAAGTTATACcagcatttattagttaaatgattAACACACCAGTTGCCTGTGTCTGGCCCTTCAGTCAGTATTGTAAATCCAATGTGTGGCCTCTGGATCAAAaaaattgcccacccctggattAGACGATATGGCACACATATACACTGTATAGATCCATGTCAGATCAAACATGTTTACCAGCTCTCCAAACATACAAGCATTAAATAACCTAGCTTGAAAAAAAGATTAATAGTAGTCCAAATGTGCAAACTTAGTGATCCCAAAAGTTTCCTAAAGGTAGTCCACTAGATCTGTTAGTACAGTAGTACTAATTTAGTACCTACCTACCTTTTCTGATAAACAGGGACTGTCAAGGTTTGGGACTCCAGACAAAAAGACACACCAGTGGCAAATATGGAGCCAattgagggagagacaaagagagactgtTGGACTGTGGCTTTTGGTAAGTTATTTCCTATAGTAATTTGAGTAACGTTGCATGTTATTTGTTTTACTGATGTATTACATTGTTTTTATATAGATTGACATTACATTGGATTTTTCACCACGTTTCCCCTCAATGAGTGCTGTGACATGCACACAATATTAGGTTTTTAAAACAGAATATTATCAGTAtttggtttaaaacaagttccagcATATTCCATGTATATGTTTGGTACAGTGTTCTGCAACCAGAATATTACCTCAGCACGGGCATTAAATTGGCAtgaacacattatattacatttggctgacgcttttatccaaagcaacttgcaatGAAGGACATAATCATTGCAtactacaacacttgcagatgggtggttgacgtttaagggcgtaactagttattccaattcctgaaaaaattgatggaaaaattcggaaaaaaagagaaaaaaataaagcacttagtggtccgtggaatttcgcctaatttttgccatttttgggaaaatgtgtcctgcatcaacacatttcataggcatgtcacaccgcaggaaaatgaagtcacaccacaggaaattcactgcattttatggccattttaatccttttgtatacatgactgacatctgagctcatgcaaacttgataatgatattgtgtttaatcttaatatgtgttttcatttatatatatataaaaaaacgttttccttctataagagcagtcacaccacaggacaccataaaatgaacctaagcattgtgtgacagaaacattgcaatatgaagacatattaagaggttaattgTCACCTTAGACTTCatcagcactctccaataactgaggtactgagtgCGTCTTactcttaatatgcgaccttgcctcctccacttgcttctcgtcatgatgacatcactgacaacagcattatatttcaatatcttgcaaaagctcaattgtagagtctttttctcatttgcaattgggatggtgaatgaaaaacagtcactcaaaagttgttgtggctaggctgacagctgggaaactttatcgttttctccacggaggaggggccaggaggcgggacgaggagacaagcgcaagtggaggaggcaaggtcgcatattcaTACGCActcactgactggttaggagccagtctttaagacccttgtagttggccttgcagctgcccgttcacaaacatgtcaccccacaggatgcaatttgtgttacgaaattgaacttgtagttaataatactgtcttgagttttttcacattcacatatcttaatataaagtttatatttatgcaatcatgccaaatgcttcatacattattcaaaatgttgttggttaatttatatatatattccagTTTTCATTAATGTTAGTCACACTGCATATTTGACataacctttacataaatcttaacaaaaatgtttcttctcatctaagactaatataaaacataatttacaacatcttctttcattgacattgtaacagttttgtaggtttttaaccaatgttacgaaaaaacaaggcgtcatgtcaaccacccagatACAAAGGAAATATTCAGCACAATAAGTGCAAATGCCAAGTAGGTtaaggtttttatttatttattttttaaagaaaattagCACAGGGTAAAGTAGAATggcacacatacccacatacccAAACACAAAACATGCCCAGTCCAGCTGTGGCAtcagtaaatattcacgaaagaGAAGACTCTTAACTTGCTTGACTCTTGTACCAACCAAATACTGCCTCCACGGTGCTACCATTCGGAATATTCCTCTGTATGTAACAGTGTGCTTTTGTAATTCCACTGTGTATAAGGCAGGTGCCTGTTTTTAAGGATAATCTTGCAGtattttgctgtctctctctctctctctctgtagggcaCGCTTTTAATGACCAAGaccgttgtgtgtgtgctggatatGATAATGGAGACATCAAGCTGTTTGACCTCAGAAACATGTCTTTACGATGGGAGACAAACATCAAAAATGGAGTAAGATTACTTTGCCAGAACCAGCGTGGCAGTAAACATATGCAAAGCATTGAATTGTGTGATAATATTAAGGTTAATGGTTGAGTGCATTGTTTAGATTAGTGTTTCTGAAtgagggctctacagccccccagggggcgttgataAGGATACAGCCGAGAGGGGACAGTGCTTTATTTAGTTGCCATTGCGGTgaattagtccatttcattttttgatGGGGGGCGTTGACatgcttatgatggggtcaatggggcgttgggaggctgatGATGGTGTCCAGAGgatgtttattcaaaaaaggttgaaccactgggttagatgGTAGTGTGTGTAAAATAAACAATTGAGGGCACACAGTAGAAACTGTTCCACTGTGTATTccacattaggcctacagtgttgTATTGCCAGTCctaaatttaaaggtgcactgtaacattttcagtagtttatgTTCTGAATTTatactgctcattcacaaatgttacctttcccACAAATAcctaccaacatcaaattctaagtactggtattcattatggctgtgaaaattgcattttcatacatgaaaagggagatcttgcCCATGGTACAGCCtttggaatttccagaaatagacatttttagctgcaaaacttactgcagtaccttctctgaccaccatcctgcacagtgcacctttaatgttttGTCATATTGAACCCATTTCAGTACTACGAAATATTCTTTCATCTCTAATTGCCAGTTCTTGAGTTATTTTATACGTGGTCAAGGTTACCTGAAGAAAGCAGACACCTGATTCtttttgatgttttgtttttttccctttgcaATTGGCAGGTGTGTTCCGTGGAGTTTGACAGGAAAGATATCAACATGAACAAAATGGTGGCGACATCCCTGGAGGGAAAGTTCCATGTGTTCGACATGAGGACCCAGCATCCCACCAAAGGCTTTGCCTCAGTCTCTGAAAAGGTAATTAGCAGAGGGCCGACGTTGGCCCCAGCGCTCGGAAAACATGTCAAAGTTTGTTTCTCACTCTCCCATTCAGCGCCACGGAAAAGCCCTCGTTTTAACATTTTCACAGCTGGAGCTATTTGTGGGGGTGTTCGCTTCGCATGCTATTGGCCAGGAGGTCTAGTGCCAAAAACAACAGAGGGCTTGTAGAGAGCGacgccttctctctttttctctctctgccccaagtACAAATCCTCCTGCTTTCACATCACACCAGGGTCAGCCTTGCCCTGTGTTAACATGTGTCCTAAGATCAAAACTATTTCCACTTCAAATATTTATCCTGTTGTGCCACAATCAACAGCCGTTTGATTTTAATGTGGTttaaggaggaaaaaaacaggtGTGTGGCATTACTCTGTGTAACCTAACTTTCACCTTGATCATTCCATAGCATTCATACCTTAGCCAGGATTTAGTTTGACAAGTACATTGCATTTCACTGTAGAAATGTTAATGATGAATGACATAGCTTGTCATGTCTACAACAATGATTTCTATTTGTTTGGGTGTGTAATAGGATATCCTCCCTACTGAGCATATGAATGTGTATGATTCGGTATTCTGTTTCCATTTCAGGCACACAAATCAACAGTCTGGCAAGTGCGGCACTTGCCTCAGAACAGAGACATCTTCATGACAACCGGAGGAGCAGGAAATCTGCACTTGTGGAAATAGTAAGTGCATAATAGTGTATTGGTCCTTTTATAGTAGTCATGTTAATGTTATATACGTatttggtatatatatatatagtaataaTGGTAGTAGTGTTTTTTTTGCTACTGTATTTCTTGTCAGTTGTGAAGGTCAGAGATACTGGCAGTAAAAAAATCAGCTGGTGTAAACTAAGTGCAGTGTGTAAACATTGTATATTGTGTTTTACAAGCTTTTGACGGAAAACTTTGTGGCACAAATGATAACTGAAGTAATGATTTATTGGTAaatcctttctttttttaatggtcTTACATTCTCTGCGGTCGTTGTTTTTTCTCCAGTGAGTATCCAGCCCAGCGGAGTAAAAAGGACTCTGAGGAGGTGGACATGGGTGTGGCGGGAACAGTCAACCTCCTACAGAATGTGACCTTGTCAACTCAGCCAATCGCCAGCCTGGACTGGAGCCCAGACaagcagggcctgtgtgtgtgcaccgcctTCGACCAGTCGGTCCGCGTGCTCATCGTGACCAAGCTCAACCGCGTCTAACACGGgactctcgcgctctctctttctgctggggtgtggaatatgtgtgtgcgcgcgtgtgcactgctgggatgtgtgtctgtgagtgtgttcctGCTACCCATGCCCTTGTGCAGTACTCACACAGTATGTGGAGTTGGTGTTTGGGACTGCAGAATTTGGAGGAGAACTGCCTTCATAACAATTCCACTCTGCTTTATGTGACTAATGTGTACAGGCGTATGTACACTTAGGTAATAAGATGACTGAGTATGGATGCCTTCTTGATTTTCTCAATTGTATTGAACTGCTCTCATAAACGTGTTTTTCTATTGCCATGAATATAAAATATGAACTATTTTCCAGCACAGTTGTTTTTTTGCTGGCAGAAAGAACTAAAACTGGTGGAATTGTATGAAATAATACATTTACATGTATACTTGTACACATTAACACAGAACCAAATTTACTCTTGACATTTATTTGTTAAAACATTTCAATGAAATCATCAATAAACCAAATCCATCAAGCAGTTACAATTCACCACAGCGTA
The window above is part of the Engraulis encrasicolus isolate BLACKSEA-1 unplaced genomic scaffold, IST_EnEncr_1.0 scaffold_25_np1212, whole genome shotgun sequence genome. Proteins encoded here:
- the pno1 gene encoding RNA-binding protein PNO1, which encodes MDSETNNVTETTPAMDTEKNPDSFEQVKSKKSSQKRKRDMGTMEMESEDTIATKRPQFPPISADKLTGGADEMRKVPVPAHRYTPLKENWMKIYSPIVENLQLQVRFNLKTRNVEIKTCKETQDIGAITKAADFVRAFVLGFQVEDALALIRLDELFLETFDVTDVKPLKGDHLSRAIGRIAGKGGKTKFTIENVTKTRIVLADTKVHILGSFQNIKMARTAICNLILGSPPSKVYGNIRAVASRSAERF
- the dnaaf10 gene encoding dynein axonemal assembly factor 10, whose translation is MSTPLEKPQIISHIQKSLNYTVFDSKWIPCSAKFVCMGNFPRGTGVMQIYEINQGELQLIKEIEKPKPIKCGTFGATSLQQRHLATGDFDGNLNIWNLEVPDTPVYSVKAHKEIINCLDGVGGLGIGDGAPEIVTGSRDGTVKVWDSRQKDTPVANMEPIEGETKRDCWTVAFGHAFNDQDRCVCAGYDNGDIKLFDLRNMSLRWETNIKNGVCSVEFDRKDINMNKMVATSLEGKFHVFDMRTQHPTKGFASVSEKAHKSTVWQVRHLPQNRDIFMTTGGAGNLHLWKYEYPAQRSKKDSEEVDMGVAGTVNLLQNVTLSTQPIASLDWSPDKQGLCVCTAFDQSVRVLIVTKLNRV